Part of the Cohnella candidum genome, TCAGCAGAACGTCGACGAAGTTGCCGTCCGCATCCCCGATCGGAAAATAAGCTCCGCCCGCGAAGGACGCGATCTGGATGAAAATCGTGACGACCGAGCGCCCGGCGTCTCCTTTGAACAGGAATCCCAGGCCCATGCCGATCGAAACCGCAAGCAGTACCTCCGTCACCAGCACGAGCACAAGCACGCCGTAGTGAGTGCCCCAATCCGCATGGAACGCCAGCTTACTGAACAGCAGAACGGCGATGATGCATAGCGAGTTCATGAACGTGGCGCCGATGATTTTCCCGGCGAAAATCTCTCCCTTGCTGACCGGAGACGCACTCAGGCGGATCCAGGTTTTGCGGGCTTCCTCGCCGCGGAACAGCATGCTGCCCGGAATGGCCGCGTACAGCGCGAACATCGTCGTCATGACCATCGCGTAATAATCGATGGAACCCGGTTTCCGGTCCGGATCGACCGATGTCTCCTTCACGAAATCGCCGTCCGCTTGGGCACCGGCGATGATGGCCTGCGCGGCGGCCGGGTCCTGCTTCAATGCGGCGGCGGCCAGATTGTACCGGTCCGCGAAAACCGTCAGCATGCCCTGCAGGATGTTGCTTTCGATCGTGTTTTTGCTGCTGCCGTAGAACGCGATCCCATTGTCGCCGACTTCGGCATACGCGGTATATTGATCATCCCGCACGGCTTCGCGTCCGTCCGTTCCCGCTTCGGCCGGAATCAGCTCTACGCCTTGGCTTTCGACGGCTTTGGCGAATCCGTTCCAATATTCGGTCAGCGCGGCATCGGCAGCCTGATTGGCGTACAGCAGCCGGATATCGCCGACCTGCACGCTGCCCGCGAAGGCGTTGGTAAGCGCGGTGCCCAGGATGAGAATGAGCACGATCGGGAAGGCGAGCATGAACACGAAGGTGCGAAAATCGCGGAAGCTCGATCGAATCTCCTTGATCGCGATATTGAGGATGTTCACCGAGTGTCCCTCCTTAGTCCCTCAGGTTTCGGCCGGTCAGCGTCAGGAAGACGGTCTCCAGGTTCGGAGCCTGCTCCTCCACCGAGCGGATTTCGACTTGGTCCTTGATCAGCTGCTGGATGATCCGGTTCAGGCTCCCGGTTTCGGATTTGGAATTGATTTTGAGCGTCTGCTCCTCCAGCCGGACGGACAGGACGCCCGGAATTTCCTTCAATGCTTCGGTCTTCACGGTCTCTCCCGATTTGACGCCGATCCAGACATCCTTCGTATCGGTGATGATGGACGTGAGCTGTTCCTTCGTCCCGTCGGCGATGACCTTGCCGTGGTCGACGATGGCGACGCGCGTGCAGATTTCCTCGACCTCTTCCATGTAGTGGCTCGTGTAAATGATCGTGCAGCCCATTTCGTTCAGCTTCTTCACCGAGTTCAAAATGTAGTTGCGCGATTGCGGATCGATCCCGACCGTCGGTTCGTCCATGATGATGAGCTTCGGCCGGTGGGCGATAGCGCACGCGATGTTGAGCCGGCGCTTCATGCCGCCCGAGAAATTTTTCGGGAAGCTCTTCAGCTTGTCGCCCAACCCGACGAATTCGAGCGCCTCGATGGCGCGCTCCTTCAGCGTGTCCCCGCGAAGGCCATACAGTCCGGCGAAAAAGCTGACGTTCTCATACGCGGTCATGTCTTCATAAATGGCAATGTCCTGCGGCACGATGCCGATGTTCGCTTTGGCGAATTTGCGGTTCTTCGCGATGCTGCGCCCCAGCAATTCGATCTCGCCCTTCGTGCTGCGCAGCAGCGAGGCGATCATGTTGATCGTCGTGCTTTTGCCGGCTCCGTTGGCGCCGAGGAAGCCGAAGATTTCTCCTTCCCGGATACTGAGCGACATGTTATCGACGGCGGCGAAATCGCCGAATTTCTTGGTCAGGCCGCGGATTTCCAATATGTTCATCTCGATCACTCCCATGAGCGAATGGTTGATGTCTACATCATAAGAAAAAAGGATGACCTCATGTCAGTGCATAAGTTCATCCTTCGCATATGAGAAATTTCACTTTCCGTACGGATGAGGATTCTCATCTTCCGCCGCGGGGGAGCAGCGTCGTCACGCTGAAGCCTTTCGTACCGTCGACGATGACCATGCCGCCGGCCGAAGCCGCCCGTTCTTCCATGCCGACGATGCCGAGCCCTTTTACCACTTTCTCCGCCCCGCGCCCGTCGTCCGAGACCACCGACTTGACGAATTTGTTGAGCACCTGGATTTCGATATGAATGGCAGTCACGTCCCCGTATTTCAGGGAATTGGTGACCGCTTCCGTCGCGTTTTCCTGAATGATCTTCCACTGAATCGGCGTCACCGCGTCGATATCCCCGTCGTGGGAGAGCGTCGCCTGCAGATTCCGCTTGGCCGACAGTTCATCCGCGAACAGGCGCATCCGGTTGATGCCCATTTCCTGCGCCTTCGGTTTCATGTCCTTCAACGTCAGCCGGATCCTCTCCAGCCCTTCCTTCGAAATCGCGATCGCGTTGCCGATCAGCTCGGAGGCTTTGTCCCCGTCGGTCTTAAGCAGCGTTCGGGCAGCTTCCATCTGGATCAGCGCCCCCGCCATTGAATGGCCGATATCGTCGTGGATCTGCTGGGAGAGCCGGTTGCGTTCTTCGAGCTTGATCGTGTATTCGGACTGCCTTATGTATTCCTTGTTTTCGTTAAGCGAACGATTCAGCCGGAACACGTCTTCCCGCATTTTCTCACGGTCTTCCTCCAACCGGCGAAGCTTGTCCGTATAGTAGCGCCCGATCGCATTCATCAGACAGCTGAGCCCTCCGCTCACTAAATAAAGCGGAAGCAGCGGACGGGGAACGAGGAAAACCGGCAGCAGCGCGGCGAACGGCGGCCATATTCTCCCTGTCCCGAGAGTGGAAGCCGCCATGACGGCGTTGGCCGGCAAGAGCAGGAAGAAGGCCGGATCCAGACGATAAGCGCACACGATGACGAAAGCAGCGGATACGCACTCCAGGGATGTACGGACTTTCTTCCCGCGGAACACGAGAATCGCAACGTTCAGGATTAAATAGACCAAATAAACGAGGATCAGCCAGGAATCGTGTACCGCAGCCGCATAGAAGGAGGCGGAGATGACATAGAAGAGCCATGACGCTTTGTTCCCGATCGTCCATCCGTCCATGTCCCGTTTGTCTCCTATTCGTCCGACGTCGGCACTTCGCCCGTCAAATAGTAGATGGCGATTTGCGTCCGATGTTCCAGTCCCGTTTTGTTCAGGATCGACGTGATATAGTTCGCCGTCGTGCCTTCGGAGAGGAACAGCTTTTTCGAGATTTCCTTGTTCGACAGGCCGCGCGCGATTTGCGCCATCACGTCGAGCTCGCGTTCGGTGAACAGGCTGCGGTCGATTTTATCCGCGGCGCGCGGCGGTTCGGCGGAGGTCGATGCTGAAATCAGGGGCGTTTGGGAAACTTCCGCCGCAGGCTGGATGCTCCCGCCGGTCAGGTTCGACTTGAGCTTCTCCAGGACGACGTCCTGCAGCACGGGATGGTCATGGTACACGCTTCGGATGGCGTCCCGGATCCGCTCGGGATCGTTATTTTTGAGAAGGTATCCTTTGACGCCGGAACGGATGGCGTCCAGGATAAACTCATCGTCGTCGAAAGTCGTGAGGATCAGCGGTTTCACCCGCGTCCGTTCGGTCAGCAGCCGCGCCGCCTCCACGCCGTTCATGTTCGGCATGCGCACGTCCAGCAAGGCGACGTCCACCTCGTGGTTCTCGCAGAAGGCCACCGCCTCCGCCCCGTCCTCCGCCGTGCCCGCCACCTCGAATTCCTCGAAGCTGGACAGGATGATTTTCATGCCTTCCCGGATGAACGAATTGTCGTCGGCGATGAGCACCTTGATTTTCAATGGAACTGCCTCCCTCTCACTCCGGCTGCAAATTCTTGATGTAAGATTCCGGAGCCTTTCCGATGACCGATTTGAAATCCTTGATAAAATGGGCCTGGTCATAATAGCCCAATTCCTGCGCCAGCGCCGGCCAGTCCGGCGTTTCCCCGCGTTCCATCAAGTCCGCCGCCTCTTGAAGCCGGTATCGCTGGATGACCCACTTGGGGCTGACGCCCACATACCGGTTGAACAACCGCTGCAGCGAGCGTACCTGGAGGCCGAACCGCTCGGCCATGTCCTCCACTTTGACGATGGACCTGTCGGCGATGACGGCCTCGACCATCCGCCCGATCCGCCCGACCTCTTCGTCACGTTCCGTGAGCCGCTCCCGTAGGAATTGCTCAACCCTCTCGATTTGCTTCGCCGTGTCCGGCCGGTCCGCCAGCACTTGCTCCGCCAATGCCGCGCCTTCGTCGCCGAACATGCTTTTCAGATCCATCCGCTGCCCGGTCAGATCGGAAACAGGCTTGCGCCAAAACGGATAAAAACCGCCCGGCCGAAACTTTACCCCCAGGGTCCAGCCCTCGTCCCGCAGATGGCGGGTATAGGTGTTTTCCGGAACGCCGTACACGCCCGCGAAAATGCCGTCCGCATCCGCTTCGAACGTCAGATTCACGCTGGGATACGAGAGGATCGTCTGGTCGTACGGTTCCTCGCCCCGCAGGTCCCAAACGACCGTCCAAATGAGCTCGATCGCGAATGTCAGGTCTTCCGAAGGCTCGTAACGTTCCAGCCGGAATTTGCGTTTGCCCGCTTCCGCGTTCAAGATTCCTTTCGTGCCTTGCGCGGCCGGCTTCATCGCGATCCCTCTCTTCTTCGACGCCTTGTCGCGTTTTTACAATACTTTCCGAAATGCCTCGACTATAATTGAGACTAGCAGTTAGGGGTAATTTTGACAATCGGATTACGAGATGACAAGGAGGCAATCATGATGAAAGATTTGCAATACGTGACGTACGTCGGCGCTTCGCCGGAGGCGATCTGGAAGCTTCTCGTGGAGCCGGAAGGCACCAAGCAAATATTTTTCGGCAGCGTGCTTCGCTCGACCTTCGAAATCGGCGCTCTCTATGAATACGTCGGGCCCGGCAATGACGGCGAGGAGACGGTCCACGTGTACGGCAACATCCTCGAGTATGAGCCGTATTTGCGCATGAGCTACACCGAGCATCCGGGTCCTTCCTACCGGGAAAACCACGCGGAGCTGGAAACGAGAGTCACGATGACGCTGGAGACCGTCGGAGGCTGTACGAAGGTGACGCTGGTGAACGACAGGTGGCCGGAAGGCCATCCTTCCTACGAGTCGACGGCGAGCAGCTGGCCGATGATCCTGAGCAACATCAAAACGCTGGCGGAAACCGGCAAAACGCTGGACTTCGGCTGGTAACACGATTTTATGCGGATGCAGGACGGAGAAGCGGGCCCCCTTGGGGTTCCGCTTTTTCTTTTCGCTGGTTATATGAGCTGTAGTTCGATTTTGCACTCTTGCTGAGTGAATCCGTTGATTTTAGAAGCTGCAGTTCGATTTAGCCTGCTTACAGGAGGTTTTCGATTGGACTTTTCCAAAAATGCGTCTCTAAGTGTGCATTATCGAACTACAGCGCACCTGCTCGTCGACCGGCTGCATTTAAGTGTGCAAAATCGAACTGCGGATGGGAGTACGGAGGCTGCCAACTCTGCAGAACGCGCCTGCCCGCATTTCAAGGCGTGAACAGCCGGAATATGTTATGATACCGGAGAAAGAAACGCCATTACGAAAACGAAACGGGTTGTGCGTCATGCATTTGTTATCGGTAGAGAACCTTACGAAATCCTATGGAGATAAAACGCTGTTCGAGAACGTCACCTTCGGCGTGGGGGACGGCGATAAAATCGGCATCATCGGCGTCAACGGCACCGGCAAATCGACTTTGCTCAAGGTCATCGCGGGCCGGGAGCCTGCCGATTCCGGCGCGGTGACGGCGGGCTCCAGCGTGCGCATCTCGATGCTGGACCAGGACCCGTCATTTCAGCTCGGCGAGACCGCTTTGGAGCACGTACTTGCGGCGGCGGGCGGGAACGCGGACGCGGAAGAGCTTTGGGATCTCGAGACGGAAGCCAAAACCGCGCTCTCCAAGCTCGGCATTCAAGACTACGGCGTCGTCACGGACACCCTCTCGGGAGGCCAGCGCAAAAGAGTGGCGATGGCTGCCGCGCTGCTGCGGCCTTCCGACGTGCTCATCCTCGACGAGCCCACCAACCATATCGATAACGATTCGGTAGCCTGGCTCGAAGGCTACCTTCGGAAACGCCGCGGCGCCTTGATCATGATCACCCACGACCGTTACTTCCTGGACCGGGTCAGTAACCGGATTCTCGAACTCGACCGCGGCCGCGCCTATTTCTACGAAGCGAATTACAGCCGTTTCCTCGAGCTGAAGCTGGAGCGCGAGGAACGCGAAGCGGCATCGGAGGCCAAACGGCAAAACCTGCTCCGTAACGAGCTCGCTTGGATCCGGAGAGGAGCCCAAGCCCGATCGACCAAGCAGAAAGCGCGGATCGACCGCTTTGAAGCGCTCAAGGATCAGGCGCCGAAAAACGTAACCGGCAAGCTCGATGTCTCCGTTGCTTCGTCCCGTCTGGGCAAAAAAATATTGGAACTCGAATCCGTGACCAAACGGTTCGGAGACCGGACGCTGATTCGCGATCTGAGTTATGTCGCCGTGCCGGAGGACCGCGTCGGCATCGTCGGCCCCAACGGCAGCGGCAAGTCGACGCTGCTGAAGCTGATCGCCGGGACGCTGCAGCCGGACGAGGGCAGCGTCGAGCTTGGACCGACCGTTCGCCTCGGCTGGTTCACGCAGGAGCATCGGGAAATGGACGAATCGCAGCGCGTGATCGAATTCATCCGGGAAGGCGCCGAGCAGGTCCGCACGGCCGACGGAAGCCTGCTGTCCGCCGGGCAGATGCTGGAACGTTTCCTCTTCCCGCCGGAAACCCAGTGGACGCAGATTTCGCGTCTCTCAGGCGGCGAGAAACGGCGGCTGCAGTTGCTGAAAGTACTGATGGATGCTCCGAACGTTCTGTTACTGGACGAACCGACGAACGACCTCGATATCTCGACGCTGACGGTGCTCGAGGATTATCTCGATTCGTTCCCCGGCGTCGTCTT contains:
- a CDS encoding ABC transporter permease codes for the protein MNILNIAIKEIRSSFRDFRTFVFMLAFPIVLILILGTALTNAFAGSVQVGDIRLLYANQAADAALTEYWNGFAKAVESQGVELIPAEAGTDGREAVRDDQYTAYAEVGDNGIAFYGSSKNTIESNILQGMLTVFADRYNLAAAALKQDPAAAQAIIAGAQADGDFVKETSVDPDRKPGSIDYYAMVMTTMFALYAAIPGSMLFRGEEARKTWIRLSASPVSKGEIFAGKIIGATFMNSLCIIAVLLFSKLAFHADWGTHYGVLVLVLVTEVLLAVSIGMGLGFLFKGDAGRSVVTIFIQIASFAGGAYFPIGDADGNFVDVLLNLNPLRWANTALTQIIYSDDMRAALPAIGLNVGVAAAFLILAVILMRRREAA
- a CDS encoding ABC transporter ATP-binding protein: MNILEIRGLTKKFGDFAAVDNMSLSIREGEIFGFLGANGAGKSTTINMIASLLRSTKGEIELLGRSIAKNRKFAKANIGIVPQDIAIYEDMTAYENVSFFAGLYGLRGDTLKERAIEALEFVGLGDKLKSFPKNFSGGMKRRLNIACAIAHRPKLIIMDEPTVGIDPQSRNYILNSVKKLNEMGCTIIYTSHYMEEVEEICTRVAIVDHGKVIADGTKEQLTSIITDTKDVWIGVKSGETVKTEALKEIPGVLSVRLEEQTLKINSKSETGSLNRIIQQLIKDQVEIRSVEEQAPNLETVFLTLTGRNLRD
- a CDS encoding sensor histidine kinase, yielding MDGWTIGNKASWLFYVISASFYAAAVHDSWLILVYLVYLILNVAILVFRGKKVRTSLECVSAAFVIVCAYRLDPAFFLLLPANAVMAASTLGTGRIWPPFAALLPVFLVPRPLLPLYLVSGGLSCLMNAIGRYYTDKLRRLEEDREKMREDVFRLNRSLNENKEYIRQSEYTIKLEERNRLSQQIHDDIGHSMAGALIQMEAARTLLKTDGDKASELIGNAIAISKEGLERIRLTLKDMKPKAQEMGINRMRLFADELSAKRNLQATLSHDGDIDAVTPIQWKIIQENATEAVTNSLKYGDVTAIHIEIQVLNKFVKSVVSDDGRGAEKVVKGLGIVGMEERAASAGGMVIVDGTKGFSVTTLLPRGGR
- a CDS encoding response regulator transcription factor, translating into MKIKVLIADDNSFIREGMKIILSSFEEFEVAGTAEDGAEAVAFCENHEVDVALLDVRMPNMNGVEAARLLTERTRVKPLILTTFDDDEFILDAIRSGVKGYLLKNNDPERIRDAIRSVYHDHPVLQDVVLEKLKSNLTGGSIQPAAEVSQTPLISASTSAEPPRAADKIDRSLFTERELDVMAQIARGLSNKEISKKLFLSEGTTANYITSILNKTGLEHRTQIAIYYLTGEVPTSDE
- a CDS encoding helix-turn-helix domain-containing protein translates to MKPAAQGTKGILNAEAGKRKFRLERYEPSEDLTFAIELIWTVVWDLRGEEPYDQTILSYPSVNLTFEADADGIFAGVYGVPENTYTRHLRDEGWTLGVKFRPGGFYPFWRKPVSDLTGQRMDLKSMFGDEGAALAEQVLADRPDTAKQIERVEQFLRERLTERDEEVGRIGRMVEAVIADRSIVKVEDMAERFGLQVRSLQRLFNRYVGVSPKWVIQRYRLQEAADLMERGETPDWPALAQELGYYDQAHFIKDFKSVIGKAPESYIKNLQPE
- a CDS encoding SRPBCC family protein, producing the protein MKDLQYVTYVGASPEAIWKLLVEPEGTKQIFFGSVLRSTFEIGALYEYVGPGNDGEETVHVYGNILEYEPYLRMSYTEHPGPSYRENHAELETRVTMTLETVGGCTKVTLVNDRWPEGHPSYESTASSWPMILSNIKTLAETGKTLDFGW
- a CDS encoding ABC-F family ATP-binding cassette domain-containing protein; translation: MHLLSVENLTKSYGDKTLFENVTFGVGDGDKIGIIGVNGTGKSTLLKVIAGREPADSGAVTAGSSVRISMLDQDPSFQLGETALEHVLAAAGGNADAEELWDLETEAKTALSKLGIQDYGVVTDTLSGGQRKRVAMAAALLRPSDVLILDEPTNHIDNDSVAWLEGYLRKRRGALIMITHDRYFLDRVSNRILELDRGRAYFYEANYSRFLELKLEREEREAASEAKRQNLLRNELAWIRRGAQARSTKQKARIDRFEALKDQAPKNVTGKLDVSVASSRLGKKILELESVTKRFGDRTLIRDLSYVAVPEDRVGIVGPNGSGKSTLLKLIAGTLQPDEGSVELGPTVRLGWFTQEHREMDESQRVIEFIREGAEQVRTADGSLLSAGQMLERFLFPPETQWTQISRLSGGEKRRLQLLKVLMDAPNVLLLDEPTNDLDISTLTVLEDYLDSFPGVVFTVSHDRYFLDRTCERIFSFEGEGQIVQHTGNYTEYREFKERQENGAIGTSGTASETAKKSGGTAAGSSGATSGEGRERQLRMSYKDQKDFEQIDGWIAEAEEQLARVASDMEAASSDSARLQELMSRQAELETKLETLLDRWTELNELAEKIAAQKKS